The nucleotide sequence TCCGCAAGTTCGCCATGAAGGAGATGGGAACTCCTGATGTACGCATCGACACCCGCCTGAACAAGGCCGTGTGGACCAAAGGCGTCAAGTAAGGACTAACGAGACACCTGTTTAAGATTAAtcgggtgtattcattagtgcacactgtaGCAGAATGTTTTGCAACAGTAAACATGGGGTttctattggacaagttcagaggTTTCTCCCCATTTCTGctgtttgcttccatttggtgtctagtgaatacacccctgttATCATATGAATCAGGTATTACTGTACTCGTGTTTCCCAAACCACATTAAGTTGGTTAAACAATCACTAAGCCCGTTAGTTGAATCTGGTTTGGTAACAGCTCTTTCTCTGCCCATACAACCACTTTATGGTTGTTGAGACAAATAGCACTACAAATTTAGTTGCACAAGCATGTTTTCATTCTGCTTAGTACTAATGTTCACCTGTGTTATGTACAGGAATGTGCCATACAGGATGAGGGTACGATTGTCCAGGAAGCGCAATGAGGATGAAGACTCCCCAAACAAACTGTACACACTCGTCACGTATGTCCCTGTCACAACATACAAAGGTGAGGCATAGTCAATACCTAATGTGCCTTCATAAGTTTGCTGGAGTGTAATTT is from Oncorhynchus masou masou isolate Uvic2021 unplaced genomic scaffold, UVic_Omas_1.1 unplaced_scaffold_2210, whole genome shotgun sequence and encodes:
- the LOC135533093 gene encoding large ribosomal subunit protein eL31-like; this encodes MSPTKKGEKKKGRSAINEVVTREYTVNIHKRIHGVSFKRRAPRALKEIRKFAMKEMGTPDVRIDTRLNKAVWTKGVKNVPYRMRVRLSRKRNEDEDSPNKLYTLVTYVPVTTYKGLQTVNVDEN